In Desulfomicrobium escambiense DSM 10707, one genomic interval encodes:
- the tagH gene encoding type VI secretion system-associated FHA domain protein TagH, whose amino-acid sequence MFEVISRQKFSTGFSVTHVFSEAGGFIGRSGECEWILPDKGKRISRKHAAISCDGNSFFIEDVSRNGIHIEPGRTALERGAQHKVEHGDSYTIGIYTIQARLLRRPDAYIPPRTGEDWLVTADNVLSTDPLAAMDQQEDFEAKRRLGYYDDLLGETVPGKIDAPSDHNSAATDCLPRVSMTPQSKSFDLPEDWDSDDNELLFPEAGPLEAIPSPPISGERPAFEAEERLQVSEMEAFFKALGYSRAPDSSEERERIFCQAAEIVIAAVDGLHHCLRNQAECKNDLRLPVTTMRLAGNNPLKFTPTPGVALEQLLGPAREGMMPAGEAMRAGFSDLHGHHLGILTGARASIRAVLEKISPAAIEVRLDGNGTANFLRTARLWHLFRKTHQALLDDHEGFAAFFLHDFARAYELQARTLGALPGRSAFKGDS is encoded by the coding sequence ATGTTTGAAGTCATCAGCAGACAGAAATTTTCGACCGGCTTCTCCGTTACCCATGTTTTCAGCGAAGCTGGCGGCTTCATCGGGCGGTCCGGTGAATGCGAGTGGATTCTCCCTGACAAGGGGAAGCGCATCTCGCGCAAGCACGCCGCCATCAGTTGCGACGGGAACTCGTTTTTCATTGAGGACGTTAGCCGTAACGGAATCCACATCGAGCCAGGCAGGACCGCACTGGAGAGGGGAGCGCAGCACAAGGTCGAACACGGCGACAGCTATACGATCGGCATCTACACCATCCAGGCGCGCCTGCTGCGTCGGCCCGATGCGTACATCCCTCCCCGAACCGGCGAGGACTGGCTGGTCACTGCCGACAACGTGCTGTCCACGGACCCTCTTGCAGCCATGGACCAGCAGGAGGATTTCGAGGCCAAGCGGCGTCTGGGGTATTATGATGACCTGCTTGGCGAAACCGTGCCCGGCAAGATCGATGCGCCCTCGGACCACAACAGCGCCGCCACGGACTGCCTGCCTCGCGTCTCCATGACTCCGCAGTCCAAGAGCTTCGATCTGCCTGAGGACTGGGACAGCGATGACAATGAACTCTTGTTTCCGGAGGCCGGCCCTTTGGAGGCGATCCCGAGTCCTCCAATTTCCGGGGAGCGTCCTGCGTTTGAGGCGGAGGAGCGCCTTCAGGTTTCCGAGATGGAGGCCTTTTTCAAGGCCTTGGGGTATTCGCGTGCTCCAGATTCATCCGAAGAGCGCGAGCGGATATTTTGCCAAGCTGCTGAAATCGTGATCGCTGCGGTGGATGGCTTGCACCACTGCCTGCGCAATCAGGCGGAATGCAAGAATGATCTGCGTCTTCCCGTGACCACGATGCGCCTGGCCGGCAACAATCCCCTGAAATTCACCCCCACCCCCGGGGTGGCTCTCGAGCAGCTTCTCGGCCCGGCGCGCGAGGGCATGATGCCGGCAGGGGAAGCCATGCGCGCAGGGTTCAGCGACCTGCACGGCCATCATCTGGGGATTTTGACGGGCGCCAGAGCCTCCATCCGGGCGGTGCTCGAAAAGATATCGCCAGCGGCGATCGAGGTCCGGCTTGATGGGAACGGAACGGCGAATTTTTTGCGCACCGCCAGGCTATGGCACCTTTTCCGGAAAACGCATCAGGCGCTTCTGGATGACCATGAGGGATTCGCGGCGTTTTTTCTTCATGATTTCGCCCGCGCGTACGAGTTGCAGGCCCGGACCCTCGGGGCATTGCCGGGGCGGTCCGCCTTCAAAGGAGACTCATGA
- the tssJ gene encoding type VI secretion system lipoprotein TssJ, giving the protein MMRLFLHAFMSVVLISLGSLCGCAKPSIDLAVASQSNVNPDHTGRPSPVIVKIYEMRSDLAFSQSDFGPLFESPVQVLGADLLAADERLLVPGEALRITYEPVLGTRFMGVLAGFRQMDRATWKAVVPVDCEASNTVGIELCDVTVSLIADDDVSNWDPVEAVRNFHNPTGEPSPAGEEVERAAPPLVQQGPKDAKRSILPSKQLKER; this is encoded by the coding sequence ATGATGCGTTTGTTTCTTCATGCATTCATGTCGGTCGTGCTGATTTCGTTGGGTTCGCTGTGCGGCTGCGCCAAACCGAGCATAGATCTGGCGGTGGCGAGCCAGTCCAATGTCAATCCTGACCATACCGGCCGGCCATCTCCGGTCATCGTCAAGATTTATGAGATGCGTTCGGATCTGGCTTTCAGCCAATCGGATTTCGGGCCCCTTTTTGAATCCCCGGTGCAGGTTCTGGGCGCCGATCTTCTCGCGGCGGACGAACGGCTGCTCGTCCCAGGAGAGGCACTGCGGATAACGTATGAGCCGGTCCTGGGGACGAGGTTCATGGGCGTCCTGGCCGGTTTCAGGCAGATGGACCGGGCCACGTGGAAAGCTGTCGTGCCCGTAGACTGCGAAGCGTCGAACACAGTGGGGATCGAGCTTTGCGACGTGACGGTTTCTCTCATTGCCGACGACGATGTCTCGAACTGGGATCCTGTGGAGGCGGTGAGGAATTTTCACAACCCCACGGGTGAACCCTCTCCCGCGGGCGAGGAGGTGGAGCGGGCGGCCCCGCCATTGGTGCAGCAGGGGCCGAAAGACGCGAAGCGTAGCATCCTTCCGTCGAAGCAGCTGAAAGAGAGATAG
- the tssK gene encoding type VI secretion system baseplate subunit TssK, translating into MLPEKIFWFEGMAVGPQHFQQQDRYVDSQVRMRTLAHVHHGWGFMEFSIDEQYLPLGKVVLNRARGFLPDGTLFEVGQGREVLSLDIPPGITNRRVAIALPLSPEGASEVRQDGLHGISTPYVAHRILIRDSVAGSRKEVEATCCRLDLRLMLEEETEVKGFISMPVVQILECKPDRTILLDKDFMPTFLHLSASHALSGYLREIVGLLSHRGDQLAMRVSSAGQTGTAEAADFWLLQCINRAEPVFRHLGNTACVHPEEFYVHLLGLVGELSTFAESGKRPAELAPYDHSAQDAVFEGLMSHARQALSMVLEQHAVELPLQQRKYGILVSPIHDRNLLATATFVLAVRADVDSETLRTTIPRQLKISSVERIRDMVRLQLPGIKVRVLPVAPRQIPFHAGKTYFKLEISSEELAQLELSGGFALHVSGTFPGIQLQFWAIKE; encoded by the coding sequence ATGCTTCCCGAGAAGATTTTCTGGTTTGAGGGCATGGCCGTGGGGCCGCAACATTTTCAGCAGCAGGACCGCTACGTGGACTCCCAGGTACGCATGAGGACCCTGGCCCATGTGCATCATGGTTGGGGCTTCATGGAATTCTCCATCGACGAGCAGTATCTCCCTCTGGGCAAAGTTGTGCTGAATCGTGCCAGGGGCTTTCTGCCGGACGGCACGTTGTTCGAGGTGGGGCAGGGTCGGGAGGTCCTCTCGTTGGATATACCCCCCGGAATCACCAACCGTCGGGTCGCGATCGCCCTGCCTCTGTCGCCGGAGGGGGCTTCGGAGGTGCGACAGGACGGACTCCACGGCATTTCGACCCCCTATGTCGCTCACAGAATCCTTATCCGGGACAGTGTGGCCGGCAGCCGCAAGGAGGTCGAAGCGACCTGCTGCCGGCTGGATCTGCGGCTCATGCTCGAGGAGGAGACCGAGGTCAAAGGGTTCATCAGCATGCCCGTGGTGCAGATTCTGGAGTGCAAACCCGACAGGACGATTCTTTTGGACAAGGACTTCATGCCGACTTTCCTGCACCTTTCGGCGTCACACGCGTTGTCGGGCTATCTGAGGGAAATAGTCGGCCTTCTTTCCCATCGCGGGGACCAACTAGCCATGAGGGTCAGCAGCGCGGGACAGACGGGCACGGCCGAAGCGGCGGATTTCTGGCTTTTGCAGTGCATCAACCGCGCGGAACCTGTCTTTCGTCATCTCGGGAACACCGCCTGCGTGCATCCCGAAGAGTTTTACGTCCACCTCCTGGGCCTTGTGGGCGAGCTGTCGACGTTTGCCGAGTCCGGCAAGCGTCCGGCCGAGCTCGCGCCCTACGACCACAGCGCTCAGGACGCCGTGTTCGAGGGTCTGATGAGTCACGCCCGACAGGCCTTGAGCATGGTCCTGGAGCAGCACGCCGTGGAGTTGCCGTTGCAGCAGCGCAAATATGGCATCCTCGTCTCGCCCATCCACGACCGCAACCTCCTCGCCACGGCGACCTTCGTTCTGGCCGTTCGCGCGGACGTCGACTCCGAGACCCTGCGCACCACCATCCCGAGGCAGCTCAAGATCAGCTCCGTGGAGCGCATCCGCGACATGGTCCGGCTGCAACTGCCCGGCATCAAGGTCCGCGTTCTGCCCGTGGCTCCTCGTCAGATACCTTTTCACGCCGGCAAGACCTACTTCAAACTGGAGATATCCTCAGAGGAGCTGGCCCAGCTCGAACTCTCGGGAGGTTTCGCCCTTCACGTCTCCGGGACATTTCCAGGCATCCAGCTGCAATTTTGGGCCATCAAGGAGTAA
- the icmH gene encoding type IVB secretion system protein IcmH/DotU — protein sequence MQVDDNDKTYFEGQEPPTAESLSPGEAVHVIPGKGLRSAVYVAQQVSLDDYTPGLNPLVNCASHLLLEMVYLRTPGAEGLDPKGGVRRGGGQGLEDLRRRLEAEIRGFENIALGCEIDHAQVLAAKYVLCSALDESVSTSPLGAGGDWSNQALLATFHNETWGGEKFFQITERCMQQPARNLYLLELIYLLLSLGFEGRYKLQSRGSIELELLRERIYRQVRMLRGEPGQDLCKKLPEGKYRNKIYTYVPISVLITLVMSCLAVSYLGFAHVLANRAEPILQQFAVHADKNGGVAQ from the coding sequence ATGCAGGTCGATGACAACGACAAGACGTATTTTGAAGGACAGGAACCGCCAACGGCAGAGTCTCTGTCGCCCGGAGAGGCCGTCCACGTCATTCCGGGCAAAGGTCTCCGGTCCGCGGTGTACGTCGCCCAACAGGTCTCTCTGGACGACTACACTCCGGGCCTCAATCCGTTGGTCAATTGCGCGTCGCATCTGCTGCTTGAAATGGTCTACCTGCGGACGCCCGGCGCCGAGGGCCTGGATCCCAAGGGAGGGGTGCGCCGGGGAGGCGGACAGGGACTGGAAGACCTGCGCCGGCGCCTCGAGGCGGAGATACGCGGTTTCGAAAACATTGCACTGGGATGCGAGATCGACCACGCCCAAGTGCTCGCCGCCAAATACGTCCTGTGCTCGGCCCTTGACGAGAGCGTGAGCACCTCTCCTCTGGGTGCGGGGGGGGACTGGTCGAACCAGGCGCTTCTCGCCACTTTTCACAACGAGACGTGGGGCGGGGAGAAATTCTTCCAGATCACCGAAAGATGCATGCAGCAGCCGGCAAGGAATCTCTATCTGCTTGAGCTCATATATCTTTTGTTGAGTCTCGGTTTCGAGGGACGGTACAAGCTTCAGTCCAGGGGGTCCATCGAATTGGAACTGCTGCGGGAACGGATATACAGGCAGGTCAGGATGTTGCGAGGGGAGCCTGGACAGGATTTATGCAAAAAACTGCCTGAAGGAAAATACAGGAACAAAATATACACGTACGTTCCCATTTCCGTGCTGATCACGCTTGTGATGTCCTGTCTTGCCGTTTCGTATCTGGGGTTTGCGCACGTCCTCGCGAACCGGGCCGAGCCGATTCTGCAGCAGTTCGCCGTTCATGCCGACAAGAACGGGGGCGTTGCGCAATGA
- the tssM gene encoding type VI secretion system membrane subunit TssM, with protein MIRRFLHALREALGTSWVQGLLLAVLLLLVLWTLGPLVAVAGHVVFESVTARLVGSLAIVFMWGLLVAVMSSRQKRREAVNPEIAARKDRDAVARGRFREELEHIRHVLKSAIRIVTTSNFYGPTSRSRYALPWYLVLGPANCGKTSLLLNSGLQFPLNEQADRHLYKVKGTDRAEILFANQAVFIDTPGAYAEGAPESEAHGLWTAFLRRLFRVRPAKALNGVVVCVSMREMLDGDSSRREHLARTVRARLSEVLKHLRSYVPVYLVFTKCDAVPGFAQFFSHLSRSEREQIFGCLAGTTALAGDGTRNELRALIQTLNAQIITKIHQERDSLARAAMFRFPQELAALAPRIQDFVFEAFGPSRYHRPVLFRGFFFSSALSSSDIMGGAALGGELSYQSGFQASLGDYARGFFLLRLFENFIIPEAGLADVDRDRIWLLRLRRFGLQLMAGLLLVGGVSLLALSFRENFNRMAVLETIARNYEQKRQGHLQAADAVEMLPELALLEQALTVFCRGSDPPLTRGLGLYQGASFEDASRRAYLGALNTRFLPLVRQAAVTAVASSLGDLGPLKTALRAYLMLCQPAKLNETFLMAWLERQWSASYSGRADVQRALMRHMAYLIDHGISPVLPDERLLAKARESMLKTPLSQLAYQQMKDEAADGDHTAFTFRGALGGLVSPFSGDTHPIPHLYTAAGFQEYVVQRCPQIIQGLGEDNWMFGPNPPLFSSLDMDKIAKDVRVMYFRDYIRHWGQALDALGVVRPGNMAGAAALAEQLSAGVSPVVLLLRELRKNIAFTLEEQESGGLEVAVEEQAARKGMQKLTGVAGAKLARAATETAIDAVALAHAKATREALKDAQMVRTSFKSLDGLLDAEGMPTQTLKEVHDGMARAGDFFRRIRESDDRGRKVLEALEGVADERDETLRQVARATEKLPAPVRQWYEAVLHGGLGDMFAIGASAIDAAYRATVLNEYNVNLRSRYPFDMDSESDASLADFANFFRKNGVLDSFYDTYVRPFVGDNGGLRPIMGRTLPISVEAIRRLNFAERVQEAFFVSDKDLGVHFLMEPYALDVTLKQADLSHGDKALSYWHGPVQGGSFSWPLGEGRPSEASFAISDIHEVKAHRVMRGDWALFRLLRRGKISQLAENRCLVELRENGKWAQFLIQFRNKANPFDPETCTFSLPESLL; from the coding sequence ATGATCCGCCGTTTTCTTCACGCCCTGCGCGAAGCGTTGGGGACATCTTGGGTGCAGGGGCTGCTTCTCGCCGTGCTCCTGCTGCTGGTCCTGTGGACTCTTGGCCCCCTGGTGGCGGTGGCGGGACACGTCGTGTTCGAGAGCGTCACGGCCAGACTTGTCGGCAGCCTCGCCATCGTGTTCATGTGGGGGCTTCTGGTGGCGGTTATGTCCTCAAGGCAAAAGAGACGCGAGGCCGTGAATCCGGAGATCGCGGCCCGGAAGGATCGGGATGCCGTCGCGCGCGGCAGGTTTCGCGAGGAACTGGAGCATATTCGGCATGTCCTCAAGTCCGCCATCAGAATCGTCACGACCTCGAATTTCTACGGGCCGACAAGCCGTTCGCGTTATGCCTTGCCGTGGTATCTGGTCCTCGGTCCCGCGAACTGCGGGAAGACCTCTCTGCTCCTCAATTCCGGGTTGCAGTTTCCTCTGAACGAGCAGGCGGACAGACACCTCTACAAGGTCAAGGGGACCGACAGAGCCGAGATTCTTTTCGCCAACCAGGCTGTTTTCATCGACACTCCCGGGGCCTACGCAGAAGGCGCCCCCGAATCCGAAGCGCATGGTTTGTGGACGGCTTTTCTGCGCCGTCTGTTCCGGGTCCGGCCGGCAAAGGCGCTGAACGGTGTCGTGGTCTGCGTCAGCATGAGGGAGATGCTCGACGGTGATTCCTCGCGTCGGGAACATCTGGCCAGGACGGTTCGCGCACGCCTGAGCGAGGTGCTGAAGCATCTGAGGTCCTATGTTCCGGTATACCTCGTATTCACCAAATGCGATGCGGTTCCCGGGTTTGCCCAGTTTTTTTCGCATCTGTCCCGGAGCGAGCGCGAGCAGATTTTCGGATGTCTCGCGGGCACCACGGCCTTGGCGGGCGACGGGACGCGCAACGAACTCAGGGCATTGATACAGACTCTTAACGCGCAGATCATCACCAAAATTCACCAGGAGAGAGATTCCCTCGCCCGTGCCGCCATGTTTCGGTTTCCGCAGGAGTTGGCGGCGCTTGCGCCCCGGATTCAGGACTTTGTCTTCGAGGCGTTCGGTCCTTCCCGCTATCACCGGCCGGTACTGTTCCGCGGCTTCTTTTTTTCCAGCGCGCTGTCCTCGTCGGACATCATGGGCGGAGCGGCCCTTGGCGGGGAGTTGAGCTATCAGAGCGGTTTCCAGGCGTCGCTTGGCGATTATGCCAGGGGCTTTTTCCTGCTGCGGCTGTTCGAAAATTTCATCATTCCCGAGGCCGGACTGGCGGACGTCGACCGGGATCGTATCTGGCTGCTTCGCCTTCGCCGTTTCGGCCTGCAGCTGATGGCGGGCCTGCTGCTTGTGGGCGGTGTGTCCCTGCTGGCCCTGAGCTTCAGGGAGAATTTCAACCGCATGGCCGTGTTGGAGACCATTGCGCGGAATTACGAGCAGAAGCGCCAGGGGCATCTGCAGGCCGCGGACGCCGTGGAGATGCTGCCGGAACTTGCGCTTCTGGAGCAGGCTTTGACGGTTTTTTGCCGCGGTTCGGACCCGCCTCTGACACGGGGGCTGGGATTGTACCAGGGCGCTTCGTTCGAGGACGCATCCAGACGGGCTTATCTGGGCGCCTTGAACACGCGTTTTCTGCCGCTTGTGCGTCAGGCCGCAGTGACCGCCGTTGCGAGTTCCCTCGGCGACTTGGGGCCCTTGAAGACGGCCTTGAGAGCCTATCTCATGTTGTGTCAGCCTGCAAAGCTGAACGAAACGTTCTTGATGGCTTGGCTGGAGCGGCAGTGGTCTGCATCATATTCCGGACGGGCCGACGTCCAGCGGGCGCTCATGCGTCACATGGCGTATCTCATTGACCACGGCATTTCTCCCGTGCTCCCGGATGAGCGCCTTTTGGCCAAGGCCAGAGAGTCCATGTTGAAGACGCCCCTGTCGCAACTCGCGTACCAGCAGATGAAGGACGAGGCCGCCGACGGCGACCACACCGCGTTCACCTTCCGCGGTGCTCTTGGCGGACTTGTGTCGCCATTCTCGGGAGATACGCATCCAATCCCCCATCTGTACACGGCTGCGGGCTTTCAGGAGTACGTCGTCCAGCGTTGCCCGCAAATCATTCAGGGCTTGGGCGAGGACAACTGGATGTTCGGCCCCAATCCCCCTCTGTTCAGCTCCCTCGATATGGACAAGATCGCCAAAGATGTGCGGGTCATGTATTTCCGCGATTATATCCGCCATTGGGGCCAGGCCTTGGACGCACTTGGCGTCGTCAGACCGGGGAACATGGCCGGCGCCGCCGCCCTGGCGGAGCAGCTTTCCGCCGGTGTCTCGCCTGTGGTTCTTCTTCTGCGGGAACTGCGCAAGAACATTGCGTTCACTCTCGAAGAACAGGAGTCGGGAGGTCTGGAAGTCGCCGTCGAGGAGCAGGCTGCCAGGAAAGGTATGCAGAAGCTGACGGGCGTGGCCGGAGCGAAACTCGCCAGGGCGGCGACGGAAACGGCCATCGATGCCGTTGCCCTGGCCCATGCTAAAGCCACCCGGGAGGCATTGAAAGACGCTCAGATGGTCAGAACGTCCTTCAAGTCCCTGGACGGCTTACTCGATGCGGAAGGCATGCCGACGCAGACCCTCAAGGAGGTCCATGACGGCATGGCTCGCGCGGGTGATTTCTTCCGCAGGATTCGCGAGAGCGACGACAGGGGACGCAAGGTTCTGGAAGCTCTGGAGGGTGTTGCCGACGAGCGGGATGAAACGTTGCGCCAGGTCGCCCGCGCTACGGAAAAGCTTCCAGCGCCTGTCCGCCAATGGTATGAGGCCGTGCTCCATGGCGGCCTGGGGGACATGTTTGCCATTGGCGCGTCAGCCATTGACGCGGCCTATCGGGCGACTGTCCTCAATGAGTACAACGTCAATCTCAGGTCGCGCTATCCCTTCGACATGGACAGCGAAAGCGACGCGAGCCTCGCGGATTTTGCCAATTTTTTCCGGAAAAACGGGGTGCTCGATTCGTTTTATGACACGTACGTCAGACCTTTTGTGGGCGACAACGGCGGGCTGCGTCCCATCATGGGCCGGACCCTTCCCATTTCGGTCGAGGCCATCAGGCGCTTGAATTTCGCAGAGAGGGTGCAGGAAGCCTTTTTCGTTTCGGACAAGGATCTGGGAGTACACTTTCTCATGGAGCCCTACGCCCTCGACGTCACGCTCAAGCAGGCCGACCTGAGTCATGGGGACAAGGCGCTGAGCTACTGGCATGGGCCCGTGCAGGGTGGGAGTTTTTCCTGGCCGCTCGGCGAGGGACGTCCTTCCGAGGCTTCCTTCGCCATATCCGATATCCATGAAGTCAAGGCGCATAGAGTCATGCGCGGGGACTGGGCGTTATTTCGCCTCCTGCGGCGGGGAAAGATCAGTCAGTTGGCGGAAAATCGTTGCCTAGTCGAGTTGCGCGAAAACGGCAAGTGGGCCCAGTTCCTCATCCAGTTTCGAAACAAGGCCAATCCGTTCGATCCCGAGACATGCACCTTTTCGCTGCCGGAGTCGCTGCTTTGA
- a CDS encoding lytic transglycosylase domain-containing protein, with product MRRAMHLPIAAKGPPLPMMNRMRRNMPTIRKVFMSYALPPELAFLPMIESRFESWAVSPAGAAGLWQLMPEVARRFGLRVSDGEDERFDVHRATEAAAAYLVELHRLFRDWPLALAAYNCGEGAMARALERTGAGTLSELTAVCRENRDFRGLLPGETLDFVPRFVGALHVMSGVEGFEELMRSKASGGREGVPNESFPDVAQVGPHHDGEAMRRGGAILECELR from the coding sequence ATGCGGCGGGCCATGCATTTGCCGATCGCGGCCAAGGGGCCGCCGCTGCCAATGATGAACCGGATGCGCAGGAATATGCCCACGATACGCAAGGTTTTCATGAGTTACGCTCTTCCTCCGGAACTGGCATTCCTGCCGATGATCGAAAGCCGTTTCGAGTCATGGGCGGTGTCTCCGGCGGGTGCGGCCGGGTTGTGGCAGCTCATGCCAGAAGTGGCGCGACGTTTCGGACTCAGGGTTTCCGACGGTGAGGATGAGCGGTTCGACGTGCACAGAGCAACGGAGGCCGCAGCGGCATATCTGGTCGAACTGCATCGTCTCTTCCGTGACTGGCCCTTGGCGCTGGCCGCTTATAATTGCGGCGAGGGCGCCATGGCTCGGGCGTTGGAGCGCACGGGTGCGGGCACGCTCTCGGAATTGACCGCCGTCTGCCGCGAAAATCGTGATTTTCGTGGTCTGCTGCCCGGTGAAACGCTTGATTTCGTCCCGAGGTTCGTTGGTGCGTTGCACGTCATGTCCGGAGTGGAGGGTTTCGAGGAATTGATGCGTTCAAAGGCCAGCGGCGGGCGGGAGGGTGTCCCGAACGAATCCTTCCCGGATGTTGCGCAGGTCGGTCCACATCACGACGGAGAAGCGATGCGGAGGGGCGGCGCCATCCTTGAGTGTGAGTTGCGATGA
- a CDS encoding PP2C family protein-serine/threonine phosphatase: MMPASRGGVVTVESWGVTRQGVARAENQDAFLNWPERLLWSVADGVGGVCQGREASQLLVRNLMRTPAPSSLDAHIGNVRHLLQRSNREMRQGANGFSASTIVVLLIHRDRAACLWSGDSRCYLRRGNVLYQCTRDHTVRQRTIDRKELTVHEAGRMVRGNVVTNAVGIWDVLRLDSASFSLLRGDRFLLCSDGLSNCISPEVLSAHLGRPRARDAALGIVDALHGCGHPDDATVVTVFLSGG; the protein is encoded by the coding sequence ATGATGCCGGCTTCACGGGGGGGCGTCGTTACGGTGGAATCCTGGGGGGTCACCAGGCAGGGCGTTGCCCGCGCGGAGAACCAAGATGCGTTTCTGAACTGGCCCGAGCGTCTTCTCTGGAGCGTGGCGGACGGAGTTGGGGGCGTATGCCAGGGCCGGGAAGCGAGCCAGCTTCTGGTGAGGAATCTCATGCGGACGCCCGCGCCGTCGTCTCTCGACGCGCACATCGGCAATGTCAGGCATCTTCTGCAACGATCCAACCGTGAAATGCGCCAGGGCGCCAATGGATTCTCGGCCAGCACGATCGTGGTTCTGCTGATTCATCGTGACCGTGCCGCCTGCCTCTGGTCGGGAGATAGCCGCTGTTACTTGCGGCGCGGCAATGTTCTGTACCAGTGCACGCGAGATCATACCGTGCGGCAACGCACGATCGATCGCAAGGAACTCACGGTTCACGAAGCGGGGCGCATGGTGCGTGGCAATGTCGTGACCAACGCAGTGGGTATCTGGGATGTCCTGAGGCTGGACTCGGCATCTTTTTCCCTGCTCCGGGGGGACAGGTTTCTGCTTTGCTCGGACGGCCTTTCGAACTGTATTTCCCCGGAAGTACTGTCCGCCCATCTTGGCAGGCCAAGGGCCAGGGATGCCGCCTTGGGCATAGTCGATGCTCTGCATGGGTGCGGGCATCCCGACGACGCCACCGTGGTTACGGTCTTCCTTTCCGGAGGCTGA
- a CDS encoding serine/threonine-protein kinase, with protein MTRKRRHRSRAFESPSCQALPASTGVSAVGGDRFVLRSRLGTGGICEVFSAIDLRRVECGDSRPVVAVKRLLPEVIQNRQAQATLAAEYFTLRHLVHPGVVRVFDLHREGWGLCFSMELLEGASAHAALGSHPAGLGCEGVVLGASIFESLAYLHAQGVVHGDVKPANVFLEQDGRTVLLDFNVAQVLGRSGATGANVVQGLPGRARVPGLSLLHASPECLRGAHPCPRGDVFSASCTVYELITGLHPFKMLPANEAAARGLEPEKPSVLAGGQWRELRKGLSFAPQVRPTAQRLRAVLEDRGWFTGFRRMRSSICGR; from the coding sequence ATGACGAGGAAAAGACGGCATCGGTCCAGGGCTTTCGAGAGTCCTTCCTGTCAGGCGCTGCCGGCTTCGACCGGGGTGTCGGCCGTTGGCGGCGACAGGTTTGTCCTGCGGTCCCGGCTCGGCACGGGAGGCATATGCGAGGTTTTCTCCGCAATTGATCTGCGGCGGGTTGAATGCGGTGATTCCCGGCCCGTGGTGGCCGTCAAGAGACTTCTGCCCGAGGTCATTCAGAACCGTCAGGCTCAGGCGACCCTGGCCGCGGAGTACTTCACCTTGCGTCATCTCGTGCATCCTGGGGTTGTGCGCGTTTTCGATCTGCACCGCGAAGGATGGGGACTGTGCTTCAGCATGGAACTGCTGGAGGGGGCCTCTGCCCATGCGGCGCTCGGGAGCCATCCGGCCGGTCTGGGCTGCGAAGGCGTCGTCTTGGGCGCCAGTATTTTTGAATCACTGGCCTATCTGCATGCCCAGGGTGTGGTTCACGGGGACGTCAAGCCCGCCAATGTGTTTCTGGAACAGGATGGAAGGACGGTCCTTCTTGATTTCAATGTCGCGCAGGTTCTGGGGCGTTCGGGGGCTACCGGCGCCAATGTGGTGCAGGGGCTGCCGGGCCGAGCGCGTGTCCCGGGCTTGAGCCTGCTGCATGCCAGTCCCGAGTGCCTGCGAGGAGCGCATCCGTGCCCGCGGGGCGATGTCTTTTCAGCCAGTTGCACTGTCTATGAGCTGATCACAGGCTTGCATCCCTTCAAGATGCTGCCCGCTAACGAGGCCGCGGCAAGGGGCCTTGAGCCAGAAAAGCCGTCTGTCTTGGCCGGAGGACAGTGGAGAGAACTCCGTAAGGGTCTTTCCTTTGCCCCCCAAGTGCGACCGACGGCGCAACGGCTCCGGGCAGTCCTTGAAGATCGCGGGTGGTTTACGGGTTTCCGAAGGATGCGTTCATCAATCTGCGGGCGATGA